The Phenylobacterium koreense genome window below encodes:
- a CDS encoding rhodanese-like domain-containing protein has product MFNRQKLRDLAPQEVKTALDAHEILLIDVREPAEFAAERIHGALNFPLSTFAPAALPAAGDRLVVFQCGSGKRSAMAIERCQKAGHAIDAHLAGGIMAWKAAGLPTITLDTTTGELRDPR; this is encoded by the coding sequence ATGTTCAATCGACAAAAACTTCGCGATCTCGCGCCCCAGGAGGTGAAGACCGCCCTGGACGCCCACGAAATTCTGCTGATCGACGTTCGTGAACCGGCGGAGTTCGCCGCCGAGCGTATCCATGGCGCGCTGAACTTCCCGCTATCGACCTTCGCGCCTGCGGCCCTGCCCGCCGCCGGCGACCGCCTGGTCGTGTTCCAGTGCGGATCGGGCAAGCGTTCGGCCATGGCGATCGAGCGCTGCCAGAAGGCCGGCCACGCGATCGACGCGCATCTGGCCGGCGGCATCATGGCCTGGAAGGCCGCGGGCCTTCCGACGATCACGTTGGACACCACGACCGGCGAACTGCGCGATCCGCGCTGA
- a CDS encoding efflux RND transporter periplasmic adaptor subunit: MARRFHFLGLAAVAALALSGCGRSEPTASVAARAPTAGRLTVQTQMIADLKPAPGTLTTRDMAEARARIGGVLVSLTIREGDMVRRGQMIAQVRDDRLNLETGAYAAQVKAAAAEAERARADLARTQDLYEHGVYARARLEQAQAQAKTADAALAAARAQRGASAELAGQGAVAAPAAGRVLSADVPVGSVVMPGQTIARITAGPVVVRVELPEANAAALKLGAPVTLSGEAFAAATQGTISQIYPAVSGGQVIADVTAANLPQDKVGQRVQVRVRIGERKAIIIPRRYISTRFGVDYVRLVAADGTVSEAPVQTAEGPTADTAEILSGVRAGDVLTPAAVAR; this comes from the coding sequence ATGGCTCGGCGTTTCCATTTTCTGGGGCTGGCTGCAGTTGCGGCCCTCGCGCTGAGCGGCTGTGGCCGGAGCGAGCCGACCGCAAGCGTCGCCGCCCGCGCGCCGACTGCCGGCCGCCTGACCGTGCAAACCCAGATGATCGCTGACCTGAAGCCGGCGCCTGGAACCCTGACCACCCGCGACATGGCCGAGGCGCGAGCTCGGATCGGTGGCGTGCTCGTCAGTCTGACGATCAGGGAGGGCGACATGGTGCGCCGCGGGCAGATGATCGCCCAGGTGCGCGATGATCGCCTGAATCTGGAGACGGGCGCCTACGCCGCCCAGGTGAAGGCCGCCGCAGCCGAGGCCGAGCGCGCCCGAGCCGACCTCGCCCGCACCCAGGACCTTTACGAGCACGGCGTCTACGCCCGCGCCAGGCTGGAACAGGCGCAGGCCCAGGCGAAGACGGCGGACGCCGCCCTGGCTGCGGCCCGAGCGCAGCGAGGCGCAAGCGCCGAGCTCGCGGGCCAGGGGGCGGTCGCAGCGCCCGCCGCGGGACGCGTGCTGAGCGCCGACGTTCCGGTCGGATCGGTCGTCATGCCGGGCCAGACCATCGCCAGGATCACCGCCGGGCCCGTGGTGGTGCGCGTGGAGTTGCCGGAGGCCAACGCCGCGGCGCTGAAGCTCGGCGCCCCGGTGACGCTGAGCGGCGAGGCCTTCGCCGCCGCCACGCAGGGAACCATCTCGCAAATCTATCCCGCTGTGAGCGGCGGCCAGGTGATCGCCGACGTGACCGCCGCCAACCTGCCGCAGGACAAGGTGGGCCAGCGCGTCCAGGTTCGCGTCAGGATCGGCGAGCGGAAGGCGATCATCATCCCTCGACGCTACATCTCCACCCGTTTCGGCGTCGATTACGTGCGGCTGGTGGCTGCGGACGGGACGGTCTCGGAAGCCCCCGTCCAGACCGCCGAGGGGCCCACCGCGGACACGGCGGAGATTCTGTCCGGCGTGCGCGCCGGCGACGTGCTCACGCCTGCGGCGGTGGCGCGATGA
- a CDS encoding efflux RND transporter permease subunit — protein MNLGISGRLTRATIGSPLTPLFLLAAIAVGLLALTSIPREEEPQISVPMVDIMVAAPGLRAPDAIELVGKPLEAIVKSVTEVEHVYTSADDNQVMVTARFKVGVDPDAAAVRIHEKVRANYDRIPAGIPEPLIQTRGINDVPTLVLTLSPKPGAAGQWTDQALYEIAGKLRTEVAKVEDVGLTFIVGGRAQEIRVEPDPARLAMHGVSLTALMDTVRQANRAFPAGQVRNDGQALDITAGRTLANATEIGLLALPSTKGERVYVRDVADVVTAPREDQARAWRSVRVGQSWSEAPAVSLAIAKRKGANAVVVSQAVLARVESLKGALLPASLDVAVTRDYGETANEKANELLFHLGLATASIVVLIGFAIGWREAGVTAVVIPTTILLTLFASNLMGYTINRVSLFALIFSIGILVDDAIVMIENIARHWAMNDGRSRIDAAVEAVAEVGNPTIVATLTVVAALLPMLFVSGLMGPYMAPIPVNASAAMVFSFFVAVVIAPWLMVRFARRTLAAGAHGDHGEGLLGRLYRRVAGRVIATRRSALWFLVGVGLATLAACAMFATKTVTVKLLPFDNKSELQVVLDLPEGSSLEDTQRALTKAATIVRAVPEVTAIDAYAGTASPFNFNGLVRHYYLRNRLEMGDLAIGLAPKADRDRNSHQIALDLRRRLSDLALPAGSTIKVVEAPPGPPVMATLLAEVYGPDAATRRAVAERVKAIFHEIPFVVDVDDSWGQPRPGLRLAPDRERLEALGVSERDVYDSIGAALNGQVLGYAHRGESRDPLEITVRLPQSARTWGQGLAALPVARARDGRLVELGEVVVASQEPGATHIFRRDGRDVDMVQAELAGAYEAPIYGMLDINRAIGDGDWQNVPRPAIRLHGQPESELAPTVLWDGEWEITWVTFRDMGAAFAVALVGIYVLVVAQFKSFRLPLVILTPVPLTLVGIVIGHMLFRAPFTATSMIGFIALAGIIVRNSILLVDFIRHARTEGRALRDVLLEAGAIRFKPILLTALAAMIGAAVILTDPIFQGLAISLLFGLASSTLLTVLVIPALYVVLRDDGLPATSRADD, from the coding sequence ATGAACCTCGGCATCTCCGGGCGCCTGACGCGCGCCACGATCGGTTCGCCCCTCACGCCACTCTTCCTACTGGCCGCCATCGCCGTCGGCCTGCTCGCCCTCACCTCGATCCCGCGCGAGGAAGAGCCGCAGATCAGCGTGCCCATGGTCGACATCATGGTGGCCGCGCCCGGACTTCGTGCGCCGGACGCGATCGAGCTGGTGGGCAAGCCGCTCGAGGCGATCGTCAAGAGCGTCACCGAGGTGGAGCATGTCTACACCTCCGCCGACGACAATCAGGTCATGGTCACCGCTCGCTTCAAGGTGGGGGTCGATCCCGACGCCGCAGCGGTGAGAATCCACGAGAAGGTGAGAGCAAACTACGACCGGATCCCAGCCGGCATTCCCGAACCGCTCATCCAGACCCGCGGCATCAATGACGTGCCCACTCTGGTCCTCACGCTCTCACCCAAGCCGGGCGCGGCCGGCCAGTGGACCGACCAGGCGCTCTATGAGATCGCGGGCAAGCTTCGCACGGAAGTGGCCAAGGTGGAGGACGTCGGCCTGACGTTTATCGTCGGCGGGCGCGCGCAGGAGATCCGAGTGGAGCCGGACCCGGCCCGGCTTGCGATGCACGGCGTCTCGCTCACGGCCCTGATGGACACGGTGCGGCAGGCCAATCGCGCCTTTCCCGCCGGCCAGGTTCGCAACGACGGCCAGGCCTTGGACATCACCGCAGGCCGCACGCTGGCGAACGCGACGGAGATCGGCCTGCTGGCCCTCCCCTCGACAAAGGGGGAGCGGGTCTACGTGCGCGACGTCGCCGATGTCGTCACCGCTCCGCGCGAAGACCAGGCCCGGGCCTGGCGCTCGGTGCGCGTCGGCCAGTCGTGGAGCGAAGCGCCGGCCGTGAGCCTCGCCATCGCCAAGCGCAAGGGCGCGAACGCCGTCGTGGTCTCGCAGGCCGTGCTGGCGCGGGTCGAGAGCCTGAAAGGCGCGCTGCTGCCCGCCAGCCTGGATGTCGCCGTCACACGTGACTATGGCGAGACCGCCAACGAAAAGGCCAACGAACTCCTCTTCCACCTGGGGCTGGCGACCGCCTCGATCGTCGTGCTGATCGGCTTCGCCATCGGCTGGCGGGAAGCGGGGGTGACGGCGGTCGTGATCCCCACCACCATTCTGCTGACGCTGTTCGCCTCGAACCTGATGGGCTACACCATCAACCGCGTCAGCCTCTTCGCCCTGATCTTCTCGATCGGCATCCTGGTCGACGATGCGATCGTCATGATCGAGAACATCGCCCGCCACTGGGCGATGAATGACGGCCGCAGCCGTATCGACGCCGCCGTCGAGGCGGTGGCGGAAGTTGGCAACCCCACCATCGTGGCGACCCTGACCGTGGTGGCCGCGCTCCTTCCCATGCTGTTCGTCTCGGGGCTCATGGGCCCCTACATGGCCCCGATCCCGGTGAACGCCTCGGCGGCGATGGTCTTCTCGTTCTTCGTGGCCGTGGTGATCGCGCCCTGGCTGATGGTTCGCTTCGCCCGCCGAACGCTCGCCGCAGGGGCGCACGGCGATCATGGCGAGGGACTGCTCGGCCGCCTCTATCGCCGTGTGGCCGGACGTGTGATCGCCACCCGGCGCAGCGCCCTGTGGTTCCTCGTCGGCGTCGGCCTGGCGACCCTGGCGGCCTGCGCGATGTTCGCCACCAAGACCGTGACCGTGAAACTACTGCCGTTCGACAACAAGTCGGAACTGCAGGTCGTGCTCGACCTGCCGGAAGGCTCGTCACTGGAAGATACGCAGCGCGCGCTCACCAAGGCCGCGACCATCGTGCGCGCCGTGCCCGAGGTGACCGCGATCGACGCCTATGCCGGCACGGCCTCGCCGTTCAACTTCAATGGTCTGGTCCGCCACTACTACCTGCGCAACCGCCTCGAAATGGGCGACCTCGCCATCGGCCTTGCGCCGAAGGCCGACCGCGACCGCAACAGCCACCAGATCGCGCTGGACCTACGCCGCCGCCTGTCTGACCTGGCGCTGCCGGCCGGGTCGACCATCAAGGTCGTCGAGGCCCCGCCTGGGCCGCCGGTGATGGCGACGCTGCTGGCGGAAGTCTACGGCCCGGACGCGGCCACCCGGCGCGCCGTCGCCGAGCGGGTGAAGGCGATCTTCCACGAGATTCCCTTCGTCGTCGATGTTGACGACAGTTGGGGCCAACCCCGTCCCGGGCTTCGCCTTGCGCCGGACCGCGAACGTCTCGAAGCGCTCGGCGTGAGCGAGCGCGATGTCTACGACTCCATTGGCGCGGCGCTCAACGGCCAGGTCCTGGGCTATGCGCATCGCGGCGAGAGCCGCGACCCGCTGGAGATCACGGTGCGGCTGCCGCAATCGGCGCGCACGTGGGGGCAAGGCTTGGCCGCCCTGCCAGTCGCGCGCGCCAGGGACGGACGCCTCGTGGAACTGGGCGAGGTGGTCGTGGCGAGCCAGGAGCCAGGGGCGACCCACATCTTCCGGCGGGACGGCCGCGACGTCGATATGGTCCAGGCCGAGCTCGCCGGCGCATACGAGGCGCCGATCTACGGCATGCTCGACATCAACAGGGCGATCGGCGATGGCGACTGGCAGAACGTCCCCAGGCCCGCCATCCGCCTGCACGGTCAGCCCGAGAGCGAGCTGGCGCCCACCGTCCTATGGGACGGCGAATGGGAGATCACCTGGGTCACCTTCCGGGACATGGGCGCGGCGTTCGCAGTCGCCCTCGTCGGCATCTACGTGTTGGTGGTGGCGCAGTTCAAAAGCTTCCGGCTGCCGCTGGTGATCCTGACGCCGGTTCCACTCACCCTGGTCGGCATCGTGATCGGCCACATGCTCTTCCGGGCGCCGTTCACCGCAACATCCATGATCGGGTTCATCGCGCTGGCGGGGATCATCGTGCGTAACTCGATCCTGCTGGTCGACTTCATCCGTCACGCCCGGACCGAAGGACGGGCGCTGCGCGACGTCCTGCTCGAAGCTGGAGCTATCCGGTTCAAGCCGATCCTGCTCACCGCTCTGGCGGCCATGATCGGCGCTGCGGTGATCCTCACGGACCCGATCTTCCAGGGCCTGGCGATCTCGCTGCTTTTCGGCCTGGCCTCGTCGACCCTGCTGACGGTGCTGGTGATCCCGGCGCTCTATGTGGTCCTACGGGACGACGGCCTCCCGGCGACAAGTCGGGCGGATGACTGA
- a CDS encoding ArsR/SmtB family transcription factor, whose amino-acid sequence MATLAPPQQDASALEACARSAARLLKLLASEQRLLLLCRLLEGESSVGELAEYARLAPSAASQHLAKMRAEGLVRTRREAQTIFYSLDDDDAVQLLTTLSDIYRRNAAAC is encoded by the coding sequence ATGGCCACCCTCGCCCCCCCACAACAGGATGCCTCCGCCTTGGAGGCCTGCGCCCGTAGCGCGGCGCGGCTGCTCAAGCTGCTCGCCAGCGAGCAGCGCCTGCTGCTCCTGTGCCGGCTGCTGGAAGGCGAAAGCTCCGTGGGCGAACTGGCTGAGTATGCCCGACTGGCGCCGTCGGCGGCCTCACAGCACCTGGCGAAAATGCGGGCCGAGGGCCTCGTGCGCACGCGCCGAGAGGCCCAGACGATCTTCTATAGCCTCGACGATGATGACGCGGTGCAGTTGCTGACGACGCTCTCGGACATCTACCGGAGGAACGCGGCCGCCTGTTGA
- the cydX gene encoding cytochrome bd-I oxidase subunit CydX — protein sequence MWYFAWVLGLGLAVSFGILNGMWHEFHLADREGEDGA from the coding sequence ATGTGGTATTTTGCGTGGGTCCTGGGCCTGGGCTTGGCCGTCAGCTTTGGCATCCTCAATGGGATGTGGCACGAGTTCCATCTCGCCGATCGCGAGGGAGAAGACGGCGCCTGA
- the cydB gene encoding cytochrome d ubiquinol oxidase subunit II, whose translation MDIPLDYPTLRVIWWGLMGVLLIGFAVSDGFDLGVASLLPFVARTDGERRMVINTIGPTWEGNQVWFILGGGAIFAAWPFVYAVSFSGFYLAMFAVLAALILRPVGFKYRSKRPSKAWRAGWDWALFVGGFAPALVFGVAVGNVLQGIPFRLDSDLRATYEGGFFGLFTPFTLLSGLLSVAMLVTHGAAWLTLKAEKGPVRERARAFGTISALAAMILFAAGYAFAALGGLGYRLEGAADLAGASNPLRSSTVAAPGAWLDNFGVYPWMWIAPAAGFLGMAGALLGIRAGREAPAFLGSSVAALGIISTVGLSMFPYILPSSIDPRSSLTVWNASSSHMTLFIMLLVTIVFLPIVLAYTAWAFKVMWGRSTVGALTTNPDLY comes from the coding sequence ATGGACATTCCTCTCGATTACCCGACCCTCAGGGTCATCTGGTGGGGCCTTATGGGCGTCCTGCTCATCGGCTTCGCCGTCTCCGACGGTTTCGATCTCGGCGTGGCCTCGCTGTTGCCGTTCGTTGCGCGAACCGATGGCGAGCGGCGCATGGTGATCAACACCATCGGACCGACCTGGGAAGGCAACCAGGTGTGGTTCATCCTCGGGGGCGGGGCGATCTTCGCGGCCTGGCCGTTCGTCTACGCCGTCAGCTTTTCCGGCTTCTATCTGGCCATGTTCGCCGTGCTGGCGGCGCTGATCCTTAGGCCGGTGGGGTTCAAGTATCGCTCCAAGCGGCCATCGAAGGCCTGGCGTGCGGGCTGGGACTGGGCGCTTTTCGTCGGCGGATTTGCACCGGCATTGGTGTTCGGCGTGGCGGTCGGCAATGTCCTGCAAGGTATTCCCTTCCGCCTCGATAGCGATCTGCGCGCGACCTATGAGGGTGGTTTCTTCGGCCTCTTCACGCCGTTTACGCTGCTTAGTGGGTTGCTTTCGGTGGCTATGCTAGTGACCCACGGAGCCGCCTGGCTGACGCTGAAGGCCGAGAAGGGCCCAGTCCGTGAGCGGGCGAGGGCCTTCGGCACGATCAGTGCGCTCGCGGCGATGATCCTCTTCGCAGCGGGATACGCCTTCGCCGCACTGGGCGGTCTCGGTTACCGCCTGGAAGGCGCTGCGGACCTGGCCGGGGCCTCCAATCCGCTCCGCTCAAGCACCGTGGCCGCGCCAGGCGCCTGGCTGGACAATTTCGGCGTCTATCCCTGGATGTGGATCGCGCCGGCGGCTGGGTTCCTCGGGATGGCGGGCGCCCTCCTGGGGATTCGGGCCGGCCGCGAGGCCCCGGCCTTCCTCGGCTCTTCCGTCGCCGCCCTCGGCATAATCTCCACCGTCGGGCTCTCGATGTTCCCGTACATTCTGCCGAGCAGTATCGATCCGCGGTCCAGTCTTACGGTGTGGAACGCCTCGTCGAGCCACATGACGCTCTTCATCATGCTGCTGGTGACGATCGTCTTTCTGCCGATCGTGCTGGCCTATACCGCCTGGGCCTTCAAGGTCATGTGGGGCCGTTCGACGGTGGGCGCGCTCACCACCAACCCCGATCTCTACTGA
- a CDS encoding cytochrome ubiquinol oxidase subunit I encodes MDMSVVELSRLQFALTAMYHFLFVPLTLGLSFLLVIMESVYVMTGRPIWRTITRFWGTVFGINFVLGVATGLTMEFEFGTNWSYYSHYVGDIFGAPLAIEGLMAFFLEATFVGLMFFGWDRLSRLGHLAVTFMVALGSNLSALWILVANGWMQNPVGAAFNPETMRMEVTSFREVLFNPVAQAKFVHTVSAGYVTASAFVLGVSALMLLWGKWPQVAKRSFAVAAAFGLASSLSVVVLGDESGYALTDNQKMKLAALEAMWETEPAPAGLTAFGIPSLADRKTHAEVKIPYVLGLIATRSIDKPVAGIFELVAVAETRIESGVKAYDALERLKADPSDLEARQAFELTKRDLGYGLLLKRYVADPRTADSATIQKAAWDTVPNVPVMFWVFRLMAAIGFLQVAVFAAAFVIASLRRYETKWLLWAAVAMMPLPWIAAESGWALAELGRQPWAVEGVLPTFLGASSLTAAQVWMTIIGFTVLYGTLAVIEVSLIVRTIRRGPYAQHEHPELTADDAARLAAQ; translated from the coding sequence ATGGACATGAGTGTCGTTGAGCTCTCGAGGCTCCAGTTCGCCCTCACGGCGATGTACCACTTCCTGTTCGTGCCCCTCACCTTGGGACTGTCGTTCCTGCTGGTGATCATGGAGAGCGTCTACGTGATGACCGGCCGCCCGATCTGGCGAACGATCACGCGATTCTGGGGCACGGTCTTCGGGATCAACTTCGTGCTCGGCGTGGCCACCGGCCTAACCATGGAGTTCGAGTTCGGGACGAACTGGTCCTACTACTCGCACTATGTGGGCGACATCTTCGGCGCGCCGCTCGCCATCGAGGGCCTCATGGCCTTCTTCCTTGAGGCCACCTTCGTCGGCCTCATGTTCTTCGGCTGGGACCGGCTCTCGAGGCTTGGGCACCTGGCCGTCACATTCATGGTGGCCCTCGGCTCCAATCTGTCGGCGCTCTGGATCCTGGTCGCCAACGGCTGGATGCAAAATCCGGTCGGCGCGGCCTTCAATCCTGAAACCATGCGCATGGAAGTGACCAGCTTCCGTGAGGTCCTCTTCAACCCCGTCGCCCAGGCGAAGTTCGTCCATACCGTGAGCGCCGGCTACGTGACCGCATCGGCCTTCGTGCTCGGGGTCTCGGCGCTCATGCTCCTGTGGGGCAAGTGGCCTCAGGTCGCCAAGCGCTCTTTCGCGGTCGCTGCGGCCTTTGGTTTGGCCTCGTCGCTATCGGTCGTCGTCCTCGGCGACGAGAGCGGCTATGCGCTGACCGACAACCAAAAGATGAAGCTGGCCGCCCTGGAGGCGATGTGGGAGACCGAGCCGGCCCCGGCGGGACTGACTGCGTTTGGGATTCCCAGCCTGGCCGACCGCAAGACCCACGCGGAGGTCAAGATCCCTTACGTCCTGGGACTGATCGCCACCCGCAGCATCGACAAGCCAGTGGCCGGCATCTTCGAGCTGGTCGCGGTCGCCGAAACGCGCATCGAAAGCGGGGTGAAGGCTTATGACGCCCTGGAGCGGCTGAAGGCCGACCCGTCCGACCTGGAGGCCCGCCAGGCTTTCGAGTTGACCAAGCGCGACCTGGGTTATGGCCTGCTCCTCAAGCGCTATGTCGCCGACCCGAGGACAGCCGATAGCGCGACGATCCAGAAGGCGGCGTGGGACACCGTGCCCAATGTCCCGGTGATGTTCTGGGTATTCCGCCTGATGGCCGCAATCGGGTTCCTGCAGGTGGCGGTCTTCGCCGCCGCGTTCGTGATCGCCTCCCTGCGGCGATACGAGACGAAGTGGCTCCTGTGGGCAGCCGTCGCCATGATGCCGCTCCCCTGGATCGCCGCGGAGTCCGGCTGGGCGCTCGCCGAACTCGGTCGCCAGCCTTGGGCGGTGGAGGGGGTGCTGCCCACCTTCCTGGGCGCATCCAGCCTGACCGCCGCCCAGGTGTGGATGACGATAATCGGGTTCACGGTCCTCTATGGAACGCTCGCGGTCATCGAGGTGAGCCTGATCGTGCGCACCATCCGCCGCGGGCCCTACGCTCAGCACGAACACCCTGAGCTCACGGCCGACGATGCCGCCCGGCTGGCGGCCCAATAG
- a CDS encoding ATP-binding cassette domain-containing protein: protein MTLVNSAAAAGFAAGLALFLTTRSPAALGLIIAALVVRGAGSWGAARLAARHARRVTSALRRQAVAATLNRRRGANRAVGETLAIAIDEVEALDGYYGRFAPAALEARIAPIAVAAAAALASPVASAIMLATIIPLIAALALAGGAAASASRGQFAALSRLSGHFVDRIRALPVILAFEAQSRETRHVAVAAQEVSGRTLQVLRIAFISTAALEFFAALSVALVAVYCGFALLGLLPFPAPEALDFRRAFIALALAPEFYAPLRRLAGAYHEKQLGEAAAARLTRLLKDVPSPAAPAARALATAPQVRLQSVSLRLGDVTVGPVDAVMPAGRVTAVVGPTGSGKSSLLAAILGLEPVQTGMVRLEGTTGDLSAPAFETAAWAGQTPVFLPGSILDNLKAVAPGASCKDVMDMVERVGLAAAISARPAGVETVLDERGSGLSGGERRRLALARALLKPAPLLVLDEPTADLDAAAEAEIIAIIRAAAGSRTVLVATHSEQLAAAADQILRLE from the coding sequence TTGACCCTCGTCAATTCGGCGGCCGCCGCCGGCTTCGCGGCGGGGCTGGCGCTGTTCCTGACGACCCGCTCGCCCGCTGCGCTGGGACTGATCATCGCAGCCTTGGTGGTGCGCGGCGCCGGCTCCTGGGGCGCCGCCCGGCTGGCCGCGCGCCATGCGCGCCGGGTCACCAGCGCGCTGCGCAGGCAGGCCGTGGCCGCGACACTCAATCGGCGCCGCGGTGCGAACCGCGCGGTGGGCGAAACCCTGGCGATCGCCATCGACGAGGTCGAAGCCCTGGACGGCTATTACGGTCGCTTCGCGCCAGCGGCGCTGGAGGCGCGGATCGCCCCGATCGCGGTCGCTGCGGCTGCGGCCCTCGCCAGCCCGGTCGCCTCAGCGATCATGCTGGCGACCATCATTCCCCTCATCGCCGCTCTCGCCCTGGCCGGAGGGGCGGCGGCCTCGGCCTCGCGCGGGCAGTTCGCGGCGCTCAGCCGCCTATCCGGCCACTTCGTGGATCGCATCCGCGCCCTGCCGGTGATCCTGGCCTTCGAGGCGCAGTCGCGCGAGACGCGCCACGTCGCCGTGGCCGCCCAGGAGGTGAGCGGCCGCACCCTGCAGGTCCTGCGCATCGCCTTCATCTCCACTGCGGCGCTTGAGTTCTTCGCCGCCCTGTCGGTAGCGCTCGTGGCGGTCTACTGCGGCTTCGCCCTCTTGGGTCTGCTGCCGTTCCCGGCGCCGGAGGCCCTTGATTTCCGCCGCGCCTTCATCGCTCTGGCGCTGGCCCCGGAATTCTATGCTCCGCTGCGCCGCCTTGCCGGGGCCTATCATGAAAAGCAGCTCGGAGAGGCCGCCGCCGCTCGGCTGACGCGGCTCCTGAAGGACGTCCCCTCGCCGGCGGCGCCGGCCGCGCGAGCGCTCGCGACGGCTCCGCAGGTGCGGCTGCAAAGCGTCTCACTGCGCCTGGGCGACGTCACCGTGGGCCCAGTGGATGCGGTCATGCCGGCCGGGCGCGTCACGGCCGTTGTCGGGCCGACGGGGTCGGGAAAATCGTCGCTGCTCGCCGCGATCCTGGGGCTCGAACCGGTCCAAACCGGAATGGTGCGCCTGGAGGGGACGACCGGCGACTTGTCCGCGCCAGCTTTTGAGACCGCCGCCTGGGCCGGGCAGACGCCGGTCTTCCTGCCCGGATCGATCCTCGACAACCTCAAGGCCGTTGCTCCGGGCGCCAGCTGCAAAGACGTCATGGACATGGTGGAAAGGGTCGGTCTCGCCGCCGCCATCTCGGCCCGGCCCGCCGGCGTCGAGACCGTGCTGGACGAGCGCGGATCGGGCCTGTCGGGCGGCGAGCGGCGGCGGCTGGCCCTCGCGCGGGCGCTGCTCAAGCCAGCCCCGCTCCTGGTGCTCGACGAGCCCACCGCCGATCTAGACGCGGCCGCGGAGGCGGAGATCATCGCGATCATCCGGGCCGCGGCCGGGTCGCGCACCGTGCTCGTCGCCACTCACTCCGAGCAGCTGGCTGCTGCGGCCGACCAGATCCTGAGGCTGGAATGA